One window from the genome of Stigmatella aurantiaca encodes:
- a CDS encoding M16 family metallopeptidase, whose protein sequence is MRTWLGRVVLAVLLVATPALGQGVKLPKATVLELKNGARVLLVEKRGIPLISFSAWLRGGSLGDPVGKEGLAALTGELLQKGAGARDAQAFAEAVDGAGGLLTVTSAREALQVDGQFLAKDSALMVELLSDLLMRPRFEAAEFDKARERMASELAAAKDGDPRLLIGTYFHAFHFAGHPYARPPNGSEASVATLRREDVLAYAKAQLGGDRLLLAVVGDFDTKQLSSRLQAALGAWARAGTAAPVAPASPAAKGRRVLLVDKPDATQTYFWLGNTGIARSDPARVDVGLANTVLGGRFTSLLNTELRVKSGLTYGANSLVLRDTQPGAVVLSSYTKSESTAQAIDLSLQILGRYREGGMDAAMLASAKAYALGQFPPTLETGGRVASKLAELAFYGLDASDVDGYADAVQGATRERVLAAIQRVFPRPEDLTVVLIGKASTIREVARKYGPVTEMKLSDKGFSPPAAKP, encoded by the coding sequence ATGAGGACGTGGCTGGGCAGGGTCGTGCTGGCGGTGCTGCTCGTGGCCACCCCGGCGCTGGGGCAGGGCGTGAAGCTGCCGAAGGCGACGGTGCTGGAGCTGAAGAACGGTGCCCGGGTGCTCCTCGTCGAGAAGCGCGGGATTCCCCTCATCTCCTTCAGCGCCTGGCTGCGCGGCGGGAGCCTGGGAGACCCCGTGGGCAAGGAGGGGCTGGCGGCGCTCACCGGCGAGCTGCTCCAGAAGGGCGCGGGCGCGCGCGATGCCCAGGCCTTCGCGGAGGCGGTGGACGGGGCGGGCGGGCTGCTCACCGTCACCTCGGCGCGCGAGGCCTTGCAGGTGGATGGCCAGTTCCTGGCGAAGGACTCCGCGCTGATGGTGGAGCTGCTGTCGGACCTGCTGATGCGCCCGCGCTTCGAGGCGGCCGAGTTCGACAAGGCGCGGGAGCGGATGGCGAGCGAGCTGGCCGCCGCGAAGGACGGGGATCCGCGCCTGCTCATCGGCACGTACTTCCACGCCTTCCACTTCGCGGGCCACCCCTACGCGCGGCCGCCGAACGGCAGCGAGGCCTCGGTGGCCACGCTCCGGCGCGAGGACGTGCTGGCGTATGCCAAGGCCCAGCTCGGTGGGGACCGCCTCCTTCTCGCGGTGGTGGGCGACTTCGACACGAAGCAGCTCTCCTCCCGGCTCCAGGCCGCGCTGGGCGCCTGGGCCCGGGCGGGCACCGCGGCGCCGGTGGCCCCCGCCTCCCCGGCGGCGAAGGGCCGGCGCGTGCTGCTCGTCGACAAGCCGGACGCCACGCAGACGTACTTCTGGCTCGGCAACACGGGCATTGCCCGGAGCGATCCGGCCCGCGTGGACGTGGGGCTGGCCAACACGGTGCTGGGCGGGCGCTTCACCTCGCTGCTCAACACGGAGCTGCGCGTCAAGTCCGGGCTGACCTACGGCGCCAACTCCCTGGTGCTGCGCGACACGCAGCCCGGCGCGGTGGTGCTCAGCTCCTACACGAAGAGCGAGTCCACGGCCCAGGCCATCGACTTGTCGCTCCAGATTCTCGGCCGGTACCGCGAGGGCGGCATGGACGCGGCGATGCTGGCCTCCGCCAAGGCCTACGCCCTGGGCCAGTTCCCGCCCACGCTGGAGACGGGGGGCCGTGTGGCCTCGAAGCTCGCGGAGCTGGCCTTCTACGGGCTCGACGCGAGCGACGTGGATGGCTACGCGGACGCGGTGCAGGGCGCCACCCGGGAGCGCGTGCTCGCGGCCATCCAGCGCGTGTTCCCCCGGCCGGAGGACCTGACCGTGGTGCTCATTGGCAAGGCCTCCACCATCCGGGAGGTGGCGCGCAAGTACGGGCCGGTGACGGAGATGAAGCTCTCGGACAAGGGCTTCTCGCCGCCCGCCGCCAAGCCCTGA
- a CDS encoding DUF1615 family protein gives MKAWAVRGALLVGALLTLESCSGPAVRPSEPPAPQPELLTAPRVARLIPSHVKDRPAWAQAVLEALEAQQVPPTVEPTCQVLAVIEQESGFQANPAVKDLPRIIRRRLDAYAGKLGGVGRSALGALLALKAPGQKLSFEKRLKTLKTEKDLDQFFHELLEAYERHYPALYSAADLASELFTSKRLAELNPITTAGSMQVSVRYALEQDDGEHSEPEVRASLYTREGGVRHGTSRLLGYSADYVQPLYRFADYNAGFYASRNAALQAQLGRLTGKKLVLDGDLLLYNDQGEPRDEDSQTLSALLLFRKRHAPKLSERQLRKDVRKEKEAAFEKTETWRALKSTYARVTGETPAYARLPQLTLQSPKLSQERTTAWFAQSVDRRYQRCLAHHRAPGP, from the coding sequence ATGAAAGCCTGGGCGGTGCGAGGGGCCCTCCTGGTGGGAGCCCTGCTGACATTGGAGTCCTGCAGCGGCCCGGCCGTGCGCCCCTCGGAGCCCCCGGCGCCGCAGCCCGAGCTGCTCACCGCGCCCCGCGTGGCGCGGCTCATTCCCAGCCACGTGAAGGACCGGCCCGCCTGGGCCCAGGCCGTGCTGGAGGCGCTGGAGGCGCAGCAGGTGCCGCCCACCGTGGAGCCCACGTGCCAGGTGCTGGCCGTCATCGAGCAGGAGTCCGGCTTCCAGGCCAACCCTGCGGTGAAGGACTTGCCGCGCATCATCCGCCGGCGCCTGGACGCGTACGCCGGGAAGCTGGGCGGGGTGGGCCGGAGCGCGCTGGGAGCGCTGCTCGCGCTCAAGGCGCCCGGCCAGAAGCTCTCCTTCGAGAAGCGCCTGAAGACGCTGAAGACGGAGAAGGACCTGGACCAGTTCTTCCACGAGCTGCTGGAGGCCTACGAGCGCCACTACCCGGCGCTCTACAGCGCGGCGGACCTGGCCAGCGAGCTGTTCACCTCGAAGCGGCTCGCGGAGCTCAACCCCATCACCACCGCCGGCTCCATGCAGGTGAGCGTGCGCTACGCGCTGGAGCAGGACGACGGCGAGCACTCCGAGCCGGAGGTGCGCGCCTCGCTGTACACGCGCGAGGGCGGGGTGCGCCACGGCACCTCACGGCTGCTCGGCTACAGCGCGGACTATGTGCAGCCGCTCTACCGCTTCGCGGACTACAACGCGGGCTTCTACGCCTCGCGCAACGCGGCGCTCCAGGCGCAGCTCGGCCGGCTCACCGGCAAGAAGCTCGTCCTGGACGGAGACCTCCTCCTTTATAATGACCAGGGCGAGCCCCGGGACGAGGACAGCCAGACGCTCTCCGCGCTGCTCCTGTTCCGCAAGCGCCACGCGCCGAAGCTGAGCGAGCGCCAGCTCCGCAAGGACGTGCGCAAGGAGAAGGAGGCCGCCTTCGAGAAGACCGAGACGTGGCGCGCCCTCAAGAGCACCTACGCGCGAGTGACGGGCGAGACGCCCGCCTACGCGCGCCTGCCCCAGTTGACGCTCCAGAGCCCGAAGCTGAGCCAGGAGCGCACCACGGCGTGGTTCGCCCAGTCCGTGGACCGGCGCTACCAGCGCTGCCTGGCCCACCACCGCGCCCCGGGGCCATAG
- a CDS encoding M4 family metallopeptidase → MAWLGVVSGACGDGERAEAVAASSGEKDSRADVQAAMRALKRVRVLATHEDRVPAFIQGDFGQASRAGKALSLQEAHEGVQEVLREVAPVFRLSPEELSLRRISWDDQGHQYLRYGQRLNGREVVGAELLLFLDAEGKAYAVHSSARGGSRALAAAQPSLAEEAAVVAARRATGARRMDARSGGLVYVRGEDGQLVLAYAVRVTGVKDGLPVDDRVYVNAMTGDIALRDARVHTALSRAVYSANNGYQLPGTLKRAEGGAATQDAHVDMNYEQLGKTYQCYQENFGRDSHDGEGAPLKSTVHYSEDGNGYVNAYWNGSQMVYGDGDGEMSTELGKDLDVTVHELTHAVTEADSNLIYSNEPGALNEGWSDIFSAYCESWTRGWATDADVWLIGEDVWTPATPGDALRYMGNPTQDGSSKDYYPERYRGSADYGGVHSNSGIANLAFKLLATGGAHPRGKTSVQVAGIGVQKAGKLFYEANANCMTASSNFAAAKLCTEQKAEQFYPEDKGAVTDAWAAVGVSGVVEPPPEVVVLSNGIPVSGVATAEGTSRVYKLTVPPGQASLSFVTSGGSGDLDLYVKRGAAGDMGSYDCKSEGPSTAEECVIAEPAAGDWYVTVFAYSSFTGVTVTGRYSNFQGGTHVLLNGVSSVAYGGAARTWTCWTLQVPDSVPRVVFSQTGGARTSGDADLYIQYQEQPTTHRYLCKSSNKGNHDACTLPRPVGGLYLACSFSYSAYTNVTMKGTY, encoded by the coding sequence ATGGCGTGGTTGGGCGTGGTGTCCGGAGCGTGTGGGGACGGGGAGCGGGCAGAGGCGGTAGCGGCCTCGTCCGGAGAGAAGGACTCGCGGGCGGATGTCCAGGCCGCGATGCGGGCGCTGAAGCGGGTGCGGGTGCTCGCCACGCACGAGGACCGGGTGCCCGCGTTCATCCAGGGCGACTTCGGCCAGGCCTCGCGCGCGGGGAAGGCCCTGAGCCTTCAGGAGGCCCACGAGGGCGTCCAGGAGGTGCTGCGCGAGGTGGCCCCGGTGTTCCGCCTGAGCCCGGAGGAGCTCTCCCTCCGGCGCATCTCGTGGGATGACCAGGGCCACCAGTACCTGCGCTATGGCCAGCGGCTGAATGGCCGCGAGGTGGTGGGCGCGGAGCTCCTCCTCTTCCTGGATGCGGAAGGGAAGGCCTACGCGGTCCACAGCTCGGCGCGGGGAGGCTCCCGGGCGCTGGCGGCCGCGCAGCCCAGCCTCGCGGAGGAGGCGGCGGTGGTGGCGGCGCGGCGGGCCACGGGGGCGCGGCGGATGGACGCGCGGAGCGGGGGGCTCGTCTACGTGCGGGGCGAGGACGGGCAGCTCGTGCTGGCGTACGCGGTGCGGGTGACGGGCGTGAAGGACGGGCTGCCGGTGGATGACCGGGTCTACGTGAACGCCATGACGGGGGACATCGCCCTGCGGGATGCGCGCGTGCACACGGCGCTCAGCCGCGCGGTGTACAGCGCCAACAACGGCTACCAGCTGCCGGGCACGCTCAAGCGCGCCGAGGGGGGCGCGGCCACGCAGGATGCCCACGTGGACATGAACTACGAGCAGCTGGGGAAGACCTACCAGTGCTACCAGGAGAACTTCGGCCGGGACTCCCATGACGGCGAGGGCGCACCGCTCAAGAGCACCGTCCACTACTCCGAGGATGGGAACGGGTACGTCAACGCGTACTGGAACGGCAGCCAGATGGTGTACGGCGACGGGGATGGGGAGATGTCCACCGAGCTGGGCAAGGACCTGGACGTCACCGTGCACGAGCTGACCCACGCGGTGACCGAGGCTGACTCGAACCTCATCTACTCCAACGAGCCCGGCGCGCTGAACGAGGGCTGGAGCGACATCTTCTCCGCCTACTGCGAGAGCTGGACGCGCGGCTGGGCCACCGACGCGGACGTGTGGCTCATCGGCGAAGACGTCTGGACGCCGGCCACCCCGGGCGATGCGCTCCGGTACATGGGCAACCCCACGCAGGATGGCTCCTCGAAGGACTACTACCCCGAGCGCTACCGGGGCTCGGCGGACTACGGCGGGGTGCACTCGAACTCGGGCATCGCCAACCTGGCCTTCAAGCTGCTGGCCACCGGCGGCGCGCACCCGCGTGGCAAGACGTCCGTTCAAGTCGCGGGCATCGGCGTGCAGAAGGCGGGGAAGCTCTTCTACGAGGCCAACGCGAACTGCATGACCGCCTCCTCCAACTTCGCCGCGGCGAAGCTCTGCACGGAGCAGAAGGCGGAGCAGTTCTATCCGGAGGACAAGGGAGCGGTGACGGATGCGTGGGCGGCGGTGGGGGTGAGCGGTGTGGTGGAGCCTCCCCCGGAGGTGGTGGTGCTCAGCAACGGCATCCCCGTGAGTGGCGTGGCCACGGCCGAGGGCACGAGCCGGGTCTACAAGCTGACGGTGCCCCCGGGGCAGGCGAGCCTGTCGTTCGTGACGAGCGGCGGCTCGGGGGACCTGGACCTGTATGTGAAGCGGGGCGCGGCGGGGGACATGGGCAGCTATGACTGCAAGTCCGAAGGTCCCTCCACCGCGGAGGAGTGCGTCATCGCGGAGCCGGCGGCAGGGGACTGGTACGTGACGGTGTTCGCCTACTCGAGCTTCACGGGCGTGACGGTGACGGGCCGCTACAGCAACTTCCAGGGGGGCACCCATGTGCTGCTCAATGGGGTGAGCTCGGTGGCCTATGGCGGCGCGGCCCGGACGTGGACGTGCTGGACGCTCCAGGTTCCGGATTCCGTGCCGCGGGTGGTGTTCTCGCAGACGGGCGGCGCCCGCACCTCGGGCGACGCGGATCTCTACATCCAATACCAGGAGCAGCCGACGACGCACCGCTACCTGTGCAAGTCGTCGAACAAGGGCAACCACGATGCATGCACGCTCCCCCGGCCGGTGGGAGGCCTCTACCTGGCCTGCTCGTTCAGCTACAGCGCGTACACCAACGTGACGATGAAGGGCACCTACTGA